The DNA window GCGAAGGAGAACCGCGTTTCCCAAGCTTCGTTCGTCTGTACGGCGTGTGGACATGCCGCGCACGCCGACGTGAACGCGGCGGTCAACATTCTCAGGGCAGGGCTTGCCCTTCGCGACGCTGCGGAAGCGGCTTAGCGAGAAGCCGCTCCCTTCAGGAGCGGAGGAGTCACGAAGAGATTCTCCTTCTCGCTCCAGCTCCTCACCGGCCTCGCCGCCGGCGTCGCGCTGGGCTTCGCCGCCAGGATCTGGGACGTGACCTGGCTGGCCGAGACCCTGAGCAGGGTCGGCCAGATCTTCGTCCAGCTGCTCAAGCTCGCCGTGCCGCCGCTCGTCCTCACCGCCGTGCTGGTCAGCGTCGCCAACCTGCGCAACGTCAACGGCGCGGCCAGGCTCGCCGCCAAGACGCTGATGTGGTTCCTGATCACCGCCGCGGTGTCGGTGGCCCTCGCCATCGGGCTCGGCCTGCTCATCGACCCGGGCCGCGGCGTCACCCTCGACACCGGCGCGGCCAGGGCCCCCGAGCACGCCGGCACCTGGCTCGACTTCGTCACCGGCATCCTGCCCACCAACGTCGTCACCGCCTTCACCGAGGTCAACGTCCTGCAGATCGTCTTCCTGGGCGCCGTGCTCGGCGCGGCCGCCCTGGCCGCGGGGGAGAAGGCAGAACCGGCCCTCGCGCTCGCCCGGTCGGTGCTGGAGCTGGTCCAGAAGGCGCTGTGGTGGGTCATCAGGCTCGCGCCGATCGGCACGGCGGGCCTCATCGGCAAGGCCGTGTCCACGTACGGGTGGGACCTGCTCGCGCCGCTCGCCAAGTTCAGCGCCGCCGCAGCCGCTCGACGACGGCCCGGCCGGGACACGGCGGGCGCCGGAGCCGGTCGCGGCCTGACCCGGGGCACTGGGCGGCGGGCGCGGCCGCCTCTACGCTCCGTTCGTGGCGGACATCAGCTACCTCGAAGCGTGGCGCATGTGGTTCGGCGACGTCCAGGTGAACCAGCACACGATCCACGGCTGGTCGATCCTGGCACTGGGGCGCGCGGGCAAGGTCGTCTCGTTCTTGGCCGGCCTGACGATCATCCTCGACATAGCCGGTCATGACCGCCTCACGTCCGCCGCCGCCTGGCTGCGCCGTGAACGCGACCGCGCCGACCTGCCGCTCTTCGTCCTGCTCCTTTCCGGCTGGTGGTTCGCCCTGGCGGCGCTCGCGCCGGACTGGCGGGCGCCGAACTGGGTCGTCGAGGTGCTGGTCATGATGGCCGTCGGGCTGACAGGGACCGTCGCCGGCGCGTACGCCACCGTGTTCGTCTGGCTCGGCGCGCGCCGGCTTACCGGCTGGGGGCTGGCGAAGCTGGCCGGGTGGCTGGAGCATCCGCAGGCGGTGCACTTCCGCGTCCTGTCGCTGGCCGCGCTGGTGATCGGCTTCCACTTCGACATGCTCTCCTCGTGACCGGCCATCGTGCGACTTCGGAGGCACGTGGGGCTTTGGGGCCCTATGGTGGTCGGAAATCATGATGTACGAGTGTTTGGCGGGGATATGTCCGACGCGACGACGCCGGCGTTGATAGCCGACCGGTACCGGCTGGAGGAGCGCATCGGCTCCGGGCCGGTGGGCGAGGTGTGGCGGGGCTACGACACCCGCGCCGACTGGGTCGTGGCCGTGAAGCTGCTGCGGGGCGCAGGAACCCCTGAACTGCTCCGGCAGCACGCCCAGGCCGTGGCCAAGGTCATCCACCCGAACGTCGCCATGGTGCTGGACGTCGGCGAGCACGACGGGGCGCCGTACCTGGTGATGGAGCACCTCACGGGCCCCAGCCTCGGCGAGGAGCGCGAGGCCGCGGGCGGCACCCTCGGCGTGGTGGAGACGTGCGACCTGGTCGCGCAGGCCGCGGCCGGCCTGGACGCCGCGCACAGGGCCGGGGTGGTGCACGGCGAGATCGACCCGGACAGCTTCCGCAGGGCCGGCAGCGGGGTGCTCAAGGTGGTCGGCTTCGGGCTCGGCGGCACGGCAGCGCCCGGCGGCGACCCCCGCTACCTGGCGCCGGAACGGGCCGCCGGGGACGAGGCCCGCCCCGCCGGCGACGTGTACGCCCTGGGCTGCCTCTGCTACGAGCTCCTGTGCGGACGCCACCCCTTCGCCGACGCCCCCGGCGGCAGCGGCCCGGCCGGAGAGGACGGCCCGCCCGCCCCGGGCAACGACGCCCCCGCCGCGGGGGACGCCTCGGCAGCGCCTGCCGCAGGGGAGCGTGGCGGGGGGCCGGTGCCGCCCAGCGCGATCAGGGCCGGGGTGCCCGCCGAGCTGGACCGCCTGGTGCTGGCCATGATCGCGGACGATCCCGCGCGCCGCCCGGCCGGAGGTGAGACCATCCGCCGCGCGCTGGTGGCCATCGCCCACCCCCGCGCCAACCCCGACGCCCCGGCGGCCCCGGCCGGCGTGCCCGTGACCGGCGCCATGCTGCGCGACGGCATCCCCGGCGGCCCTGGCGGTCCCAGCGGCCCTGGTGGTCCCAGCGGCCCTGGTGGTCCCAGCGGCCCTGGTGGTCCCAGCGGTCCTGGCGGTCCCGGCGTCTCCTCGGTGGCCCGTGCCGGTGACACCGCCGTCTACCAGGCCGGTGACCTCACGCCGGAGGAGGGGCCGCGGCAGCCGGCGCGTGGCGGCCGGAGGCTCGTCGTCCAGCTCGGCGCGGCCGTGGCCGCCATCGTCGCGGTGACCCTCGGCATGGTGCTCTGGGCGAACGCCGGCGGCGACCCCGACGAGAGCGGCCCCGTCGCGGTGGCCACCCCCAGCGACGAGCTGACCACGGCCGCCGTGCCGGGACAGACGCCCACCACGACGTCCGACTGGCCCACCGGCGAGCCCCCCAGCCCGTCGGCCCAGGCGTCCCCGGGCAACGTGACCACCTTCGGGCCGGACTCCGAGCCGCCCGGCGCGCTGCGCGAGACGCCCCCTGTCCGCGGCACCCTCCGCCCGGACCAGGAGCCGCCCGGCGGCTGGGGCCGGTGGCTGGCCGCGTTCGACGAGGCGGTGCGGCACCAGGTGGGCACGAACGGCATCAACCCGGACGTCGCCGCCAAGGCCCAGGACAAGCTGCGCAAGGCGGCCGGCAAGTACGCCGCCGGCCACCGCGAGGCCGCGGCCAAGGAGGTCGCCCGGGTCTACCGCGACCTCCAGCACGCCCAGCGGAAGGGTGACATGGAGCCGACCGGCCCGCTCGCGGAGTTCATGCGCGAATGGGTCGTCCCGGACCGCTGACCCGGCACGCCGCCGGCTCGGCGGGCCCGCGCCGCGCCAGGTGCGGCAGGGGTCGTAGATTGGCGGGATGACCTTTGATCACGCGGCGCGCCTGGCGCGGCTCGCCGCGCTGCTGCCCGGCCGCGAGGTGCCGGCGCTCCTCGTCACCTCCGCGGTCAACGTCCGCTACCTGACGGGCCTGGCCAGCTCGAACGCGGCCGTCCTGGTCCGGGCCGACGGCTCGGCGCTGCTCGCCACCGACAACCGTTACATCGGCAAGGCCCGCACCCTCGGCGTCCCGGTGGTCGAGGCGTCCGACGTCGCGGCCCGGCTGGCCGAGCCGGGCGCGGGCATCGAGGCGGCGAACATGTCCGTCGCCACCTACCGCAGGCTGGGCCTGGAGCTGGTGCCGCTCGGCCCGGTGGTGGAGGAGCTGCGCGCGGTCAAGGACGACGCCGAGCTGGAGCTGCTGCGCACCGCCTGCGCCATCACCGACCAGGTGTTCGCCGACGTGTCGGCGCGCGTCGTCCCCGGCATGACGGAGCGCGAGCTGGCCCGGCTGCTGGAGAACCGCATGACCGAGCTGGGCGCCGACAAGCCGGCGTTCGACTCGATCGTGGCCGCGGGCGAGAACGGCGCGATCCCGCACCACGCGCCCACCGACAGGGAACTGCGCGCCGGCGACCTGGTGACGATGGACTTCGGCGCCCGCTACCAGGGCTACCACGCCGACATGACCCGTACGGTCAGCCTCGGCCCGCCCGCCGCCTGGCAGCGCGAGCTCTACGACCTGGTCGCCGCCGCGCAGCGGGCGGGCAGGCACGCCCTCGCGCCCGGCGCGGCGGCCGGTGACGTGGACCGCGCGGCGCGCTCGATCGTGGCGGAGGCGGGCCACGGCGAGCATTTCCGGCACGGGCTCGGGCACGGCGTCGGCCTGGAGATCCACGAGGAGCCGTTCCTGGGCCCCTCGCGTACCGGTAGACTAGAGGATCGAGTTCCGATCACCGTCGAGCCCGGGGTCTACCTCCCCGGCCGAGGCGGCGTCCGGATCGAGGACACCCTCGTGACCCGTGCGGGCGGGCCGGAGCTTTTCACCAAGACGACCAAGGAGCTGCTCGTCCTTTAGAGCGGCCGCACGCGGGAGAAGAACGAGTGGCGACGACCAACGACCTCAAGAACGGCATCGTGCTGAAGCTCGAGGGCGGTGAGCTCTGGAGCGTTGTCGAGTTCCAGCACGTCAAGCCGGGCAAGGGCGGCGCGTTCGTGCGCACCAAGCTCAAGAACGTCCTCTCCGGCAAGGTCGTCGACAAGACCTTCAACGCCGGCGTGAAGGTCGACGTGGCCAACGTCGACAAGCGCGAGATGCAGTACTCCTACCGCGACGGCGACGACTTCGTCTTCATGGACACCGAGACCTACGACATGGTCAACGTGCCCGCCTCCACGGTCGGCACCGCCGCCAACTACATGCTGGAGAACACCACGGCGACGGTCGCCTTCAACGAGGGCGCCGCCCTCTACGTCGACCTGCCCGCCGCGGCCGAGCTCACGATCGCCAACACCGAGCCGGGCCTGCAGGGCGACCGCTCCACCGGCGGCACCAAGCCCGCCACGCTGGAGACCGGCGCGGAGATCAAGGTCCCGCTGTTCATCACGACGGGCGAGAAGGTGAAGGTCGACACCCGCACCGGCGAGTACCTCGGCCGGGCCTGAGGTGTCGGCACGCGGCAAGGCGCGCAGGCGTGCGCTCGACATCCTCTTCGAGGCGGAGT is part of the Nonomuraea coxensis DSM 45129 genome and encodes:
- a CDS encoding serine/threonine-protein kinase produces the protein MSDATTPALIADRYRLEERIGSGPVGEVWRGYDTRADWVVAVKLLRGAGTPELLRQHAQAVAKVIHPNVAMVLDVGEHDGAPYLVMEHLTGPSLGEEREAAGGTLGVVETCDLVAQAAAGLDAAHRAGVVHGEIDPDSFRRAGSGVLKVVGFGLGGTAAPGGDPRYLAPERAAGDEARPAGDVYALGCLCYELLCGRHPFADAPGGSGPAGEDGPPAPGNDAPAAGDASAAPAAGERGGGPVPPSAIRAGVPAELDRLVLAMIADDPARRPAGGETIRRALVAIAHPRANPDAPAAPAGVPVTGAMLRDGIPGGPGGPSGPGGPSGPGGPSGPGGPSGPGGPGVSSVARAGDTAVYQAGDLTPEEGPRQPARGGRRLVVQLGAAVAAIVAVTLGMVLWANAGGDPDESGPVAVATPSDELTTAAVPGQTPTTTSDWPTGEPPSPSAQASPGNVTTFGPDSEPPGALRETPPVRGTLRPDQEPPGGWGRWLAAFDEAVRHQVGTNGINPDVAAKAQDKLRKAAGKYAAGHREAAAKEVARVYRDLQHAQRKGDMEPTGPLAEFMREWVVPDR
- a CDS encoding M24 family metallopeptidase; this translates as MTFDHAARLARLAALLPGREVPALLVTSAVNVRYLTGLASSNAAVLVRADGSALLATDNRYIGKARTLGVPVVEASDVAARLAEPGAGIEAANMSVATYRRLGLELVPLGPVVEELRAVKDDAELELLRTACAITDQVFADVSARVVPGMTERELARLLENRMTELGADKPAFDSIVAAGENGAIPHHAPTDRELRAGDLVTMDFGARYQGYHADMTRTVSLGPPAAWQRELYDLVAAAQRAGRHALAPGAAAGDVDRAARSIVAEAGHGEHFRHGLGHGVGLEIHEEPFLGPSRTGRLEDRVPITVEPGVYLPGRGGVRIEDTLVTRAGGPELFTKTTKELLVL
- a CDS encoding dicarboxylate/amino acid:cation symporter — encoded protein: MWDVTWLAETLSRVGQIFVQLLKLAVPPLVLTAVLVSVANLRNVNGAARLAAKTLMWFLITAAVSVALAIGLGLLIDPGRGVTLDTGAARAPEHAGTWLDFVTGILPTNVVTAFTEVNVLQIVFLGAVLGAAALAAGEKAEPALALARSVLELVQKALWWVIRLAPIGTAGLIGKAVSTYGWDLLAPLAKFSAAAAARRRPGRDTAGAGAGRGLTRGTGRRARPPLRSVRGGHQLPRSVAHVVRRRPGEPAHDPRLVDPGTGARGQGRLVLGRPDDHPRHSRS
- the efp gene encoding elongation factor P produces the protein MATTNDLKNGIVLKLEGGELWSVVEFQHVKPGKGGAFVRTKLKNVLSGKVVDKTFNAGVKVDVANVDKREMQYSYRDGDDFVFMDTETYDMVNVPASTVGTAANYMLENTTATVAFNEGAALYVDLPAAAELTIANTEPGLQGDRSTGGTKPATLETGAEIKVPLFITTGEKVKVDTRTGEYLGRA